One genomic window of Eptesicus fuscus isolate TK198812 chromosome 6, DD_ASM_mEF_20220401, whole genome shotgun sequence includes the following:
- the ARF1 gene encoding ADP-ribosylation factor 1 — protein sequence MGNIFANLFKGLFGKKEMRILMVGLDAAGKTTILYKLKLGEIVTTIPTIGFNVETVEYKNISFTVWDVGGQDKIRPLWRHYFQNTQGLIFVVDSNDRERVNEAREELMRMLAEDELRDAVLLVFANKQDLPNAMNAAEITDKLGLHSLRHRNWYIQATCATSGDGLYEGLDWLFNQLQNQK from the exons ATGGGGAATATCTTTGCAAACCTCTTCAAGGGCCTTTTTGGCAAAAAAGAAATGCGCATTCTCATGGTGGGCCTGGACGCTGCGGGGAAGACCACCATCCTGTACAAACTGAAGCTGGGTGAGATCGTGACCACCATCCCCACCATAG GTTTCAACGTGGAAACTGTGGAATATAAGAACATCAGCTTCACTGTGTGGGACGTGGGTGGCCAGGACAAGATCCGGCCTCTGTGGCGCCACTACTTCCAGAACACACAAG GTCTCATCTTTGTGGTTGACAGCAATGACCGAGAGCGTGTGAATGAGGCTCGAGAGGAGCTTATGCGGATGCTGGCGGAGGATGAGCTCAGGGATGCTGTCCTGCTCGTGTTCGCAAACAAGCAG GACCTCCCCAATGCCATGAACGCAGCTGAGATCACGGACAAGCTGGGCCTCCACTCTCTGCGCCACAGGAACTGGTACATTCAGGCTACCTGTGCCACCAGTGGGGACGGGCTCTATGAGGGACTGGACTGGCTGTTTAATCAGCTCCAGAACCAGAAGTGA